The stretch of DNA GTATTCCCCATTTTTAATACGTGATAATGCTTCTTCTATTTTACTCATTAATTTACAATATCTACTTCTACTACGAAGCTCAAAAGCTCTTTCTGTTTCATGAGTAGCACAATCGTTAAGATCGGATTCTTGTAAATTTTCTTCTTTTAAATGATTTAAAGTCTCTTGAGACTCCTTTAATAAATCCTCTTTCCATCTTAAAAGTTTTTGTCTAAAATATTCTAGGTGATTAGGACACATATATTCTTCATCTTTAGAAGGTTTATATCCCATAGGTAATTTAGGTGTTTCTAGCATATTAATATCTCAATATTAGCTTTAACATATTATATTTATAAGGTTTTTAAAATAATATAATATATAACTTAAAATTAATGCAAGAAGATTATGAATATTAATATATTTTATTTTTTAATTGGATATGCGGTAGTATATACAGCTTCTAAATGCTTTATACTTGTTTTAGTATAGTTTTGTGTAGTAGATAGACTTTTATGACCTAATAGCTCTTGAATAGAGCGTAAATCTGCACCATGCTCAAGCAAATGTGAAGCAAAACTATGTCTAAATGAATGAGCAGTTAAATGCTGCGGTAAACCATAAAAATGCTTTAATTTAATTAATTCACGATTAAATACCGGTGGCTGCAATTGCTTACCTTGCTTTCCTCTAAATATCGGTTCATTATCATCTAACTTATACGGCAATATTTCTAAATATTGGGTAATTAAATTTTTAGCAATCGGTAACCATGGAATTATTCTTTCTTTACTACCTTTACCTATTATTCTTATAAATTCTAGATTTTGTAGATGAAGTTTCGTAATTGATAATGCTTCCGATATACGTAGACCTGAAGCATATATAAGAACAAGTAGGGCTTTATTTCTAAGTTCTATCCACTTAACATTCCCGTATTCTTCAATATGTTCAAGTGATATTACTACATCATCTTCCGATAAAGCTTTTAGTAACAATTTAGTTTTTTTAGGAGATTTTATAGAAAAAATTATATGACTATTTAATTGTGTTGTTTTCTCTAAAAACCTATAAAAATTTTTTACTGCAGATAAACCACGTGAAATTGAAGAAGTGGTAAAATTATTACAGTTACGTTTCGCAAGCCAACTTCGGATTAATCTTATATCTGCGGTTTTAATATGATTTATCGTTACAAGCTCTGAATTATAATAATTCATAAACTCAAGGAAATGCTTAAGGTCATTATTATAAGCAATTACTGTATGATTAGAGTAATTTCTTTGCAAAACGAGGTATTGTTGCCACTTATTTATTAATTCTTGAATTGATATATCTAACATTTATAAAAACTTAACTATTTTTAATATTATTCTTAATGCTAACAATTATTGACTCATAATTTTATAAATGTTAGCATGAATTGAGGATTTATGTTTATATATACGTAACCTATAAAATACAAAAGTAAAACAATTTCTTAAGTAAAAATATTTACAAAATTTAATTTATTTTAGGAGAATGAATAATGTTAAATAATACACAATTTTTAGATTTAATGAAATCCTATATGAATCCGGAATTTTATATGAGTTCTATGAAAAATATCCCTAGTGTAGATCTTTCATCTATTACAAATACAATGCAAAGAGCTATGAATATTCTTTATAATAACTAACCAAATTGCTACAGAAAGCATGCAATCTTTGCTTAAGAAAAATTCCGAGATTATACAAAATAATGTTAATACTATTTTGAATACTACTAAAGAAGCAGCAAATTCTAAAGATTTCAAACAAGCTAGTGAATGCCATCAAAAATGTTTAAAATCTATTTATGAAACATCTATGGATAATGCTAAGGAATTAGCAAGTATTGCTTATGAGTCTTCAACCAAAATATTAGAAGCCGCAAATAAGCATATTGCCGAGGATGTTCATCATGCTTCTAATAATATGCAGAATATGGCAGAACAAGTACAAAAAAACTTCAATAAGAAATCTGCTTAAAAAATAACTAAAACTGTCATCCCGTGACTTGATCGCGGTATCTTGTAAAGCAGTTAGTATACCTCAAAAGATATCGTGGTCAAGCCACGGGATGACATGGTAGCAATCCCCCTCAATTATTTGCTTTTCTGTTTAACCAATTTTGTAAATAAGACTCTGCTAGTTCCTGATCTTCTATAATAATTACATTTTCAGCATTACGTTTATCAGCAGCAGCTGTGAAATTAAACGAACCGGTTATTACTTTCTTTTTATCAATAATTATAACTTTATTATGAGCGATTCCAGGTACTTTATCTATGCCCACATCAATTTTTGCTCGTTGTAATTCGTGTAATTTAGAAAATTTCTGCTTTAAATTACTACGATCGAGCAATATTCTAACTTTTACTCCTCGCATCTGTGCATTAATAAGTGCAGTAGTAATTAACGCATCGCTCATACCGTATGCCTGCATATAAATAGATTCTTCAGCTTTATCTATCTGATTGGCTATAAACTTAGTACAGCCGGCAGGCGGAGTAAAACATGTACTAACTTTACTTCTTGAAAGCTCTGAAATATTGTAATACTGTATTTGTGGAGCAGATGAAGCTAATGATTTTTGATTTATTAGATTAGTAAAATAATCCGGATTCTGTCCATAAATACCTAAAGCAACTCCCAAGATAAAGGCAATACTTATTTCTATAAATTTATTATTTTTTCTCTTCATGACTTAATTTATATTTTAGGCCCTGTCTGCATGGTTTGCATTCCGCTCTGTCATACCGTGGCTTGACCACGGTATCCATAAAAAAATAAAATAAAAACTGGATACCGTGGTCAAGCCACGGTATGACATCGAGTACTTTTTCCAAACCATACAACAAAATCAATTTTTATCCTACAGTTTAATATGGAGGGTATTTTAATTTTTTAGGCGATAACGTAAATATTTCAAAACCATCTTTAGTCACGCCTATAGTATGCTCAAATTGAGCCGATAATGATTTATCACGTGTAGTAACCGTCCATCCATCTAGTTTACTTAATATAGTGTCGTAATTACCGGCATTTATCATAGGTTCAACGGTGAAAAACATCCCTTCTTCTAATGTTAGACCCGTGCCGCTGCGACCGTAATTTAATATTGACAGTTCGTCATGAAAAACTCTTCCGATACCATGACCTGTATAATCTCTGACCACCGAATAATTATGCTTCTCGGCATAGCTTTGAATAGCATGCCCAATATCACCGAGTTTAGCACCGGGTTTTACTACTTCAATCCCTTTCATCATTGCATCATAAGTTACTTGAATAAGACGCTTTGGCTTAATTGCTACGTCACCGACATAATACATACGGCTAGTATCACCGTACCAACCATCTAAAATTACCGTAACATCAATATTTACTATATCACCGTTTTTTAATGGTTTATCGTTTGGAATGCCGTGACAAACCACATGATTTATAGAAGTACAAATCGATTTTGGAAAGCCTTTGTAATTTAACGGTGCAGGAATGGCATTATGAGAAGTAATAAAATTATGACAAAGGTCATTTAAACTATTAGTAGTGACATTCGGTTTTACGTGATCAGTAATAAAATCGAGCGTCTCTGCAGCCAATTTTCCTGCTGCCCGCATCTTTACGAAATCTTTTTCCGTGTGGATTTTTATGGTCATGAATTTTGGTTACCTTTCACTCAAGTAAAAAAATATATTTTTCATAATACAAAATGGTTCTTTTAATGTAAATAACTTATCCTATTATTGAGAAGTGCTGCTATGTTACTTGATTTAGGTTTTGGATATTATATAATTGCTAATATAATTATTATTTAACATAATGGGTGTAGTTAGGTTATTATTTGCTCTTTCTGTTGTGGCTGCACATTCAAATTCTCATCCATTTCTTAAATTTGTAGGTGCAGAAATCGCAGTACAATCTTTTTTTATGATTTTCGGCTTTTATATGGCTATGATTCAGAGCAATTATACAAGCAAAATACAATTTTGGAAAAGTAGATATTTAAGGCTTTATCCTACTTGATATCTTTTGTATTGTAGCTACTTTCTTCTTGCAACAAAAATTTTCTTTTTTAAGGCAATTGTGTAATCTTCCATTTCCGGCTGTTTTTTTTTAGTTTTTACAAACCTAACAATGTTGTTTCAAGATGTAACAATGTTTATTGGAATTAATAATAATACAGTACATTTTACAAAATACTTTATTGACTCTACGCCTCCTCTTTATCAATTTTTGTTGATACCTCCTGGTTGGTCAATTGGGTTAGAAATTTCTTTTTATTTAATAGCACCTTGGATTCTAAAAAAGAAAAATATCTATATTTTATCCATAATTTGTATATCTTTAATTACTAGAATTATTCTTCAATTTAACGGATTTATAGGAGATCCTTGATCTTATAGATTCTTTCCTTCTGAACTTGCAATTTTCTTAATTGGTAGTCAAGCATTTTATATTTATACTAATCAAGAAATAAACGAAAAAAGTCTTGGCTTAGTCAATTACTCTATTTATATATTATATTAATAATTATTACTTTTCCGTTTATCCCAATAGAGCTTCAATTAAAAAATTACTTTTTTATTGTTTATTTGCTTTATCTTTAGGAAAAATATTTGACTTAACCAAAGATAATAAGTTAGACAAATTAATTGCTTTACTCTCTTACCCAATATATTGTTGTCATTTAATTGTCTTGTATAATATATTACCTGCTATTTCATATTGGGCTGATAATGGGAAATTTCTTAATATGTTGGTTACTTTTATAACAGTAATAATTATTTCTTTATTGAAAAGCCTATAGAGTATTATAGAAAAAGATATAAAACTCATAATTTAGCTTAATATTTAAAACTATGCTATATTACATAAACAAAATTCTTTTAAACAATAAGGTGCAAGCTGTTATCTTAGGGATAATCGGGCTTGGTATTGTTACTGTTCTCACATCGTATAATATAGATGATCCTTCTTTTAACTCAGTCACAACAGAGTACTCTAGTAATTTAGTCGGAATTTTTGGTTCTTATTTATCGGATTGTTTATATCAATGTTTTGGGTTGGCTGCTTTTATTATACCGCTTGCTTGCTTTGTTTGGGGGAGAAATTGTTGGTATGGAAGATATCGCGGCTCATTTATCCGTATGTTTGTAATGTTTCTTGCTCTTATTAGCAGTAGCACATTATTATCTAAGCTTAAGCTAGAATTCATACCGGCAAATGCAGGCGGAGCTATTGGAATAATAGCTTCTAATTTTTTTGAGCGATTTACAAATCAACTATACTTATTATTAATATTTTTTACCTTTATTATATTAGTTGTTTTACTTGAAATTAAATTTACTTCTTTAAATAATTTTATTATTAAACTAGGTAAATTTTTAACCTATTGGATACAATCTTTTTTACATAATGTATTTTCACGATTGTCGTCAATAAGATTATTCCCTACTAAAAACAATGATAAGATAAATATAACTTCTTCTTACCAAAGGCCCGTGAGTGAAAAAGTAAAATGCACTGAAGAAGCGAGACCCGTACCTGCAAATCCTATAAAATTCTTTAGCAAACCGGTTAGCCCTAAAATATCTCAAAGCGAAATAGCGGAATTGCCGCCTATTTCTTTATTACGTGATCCTGAAAACCATCATGTAAAAGGAGCTTCTTCTTCAGAGCTTAAACAAAAGGCTGAAGAGTTATTAACCGTGTTGAATGATTTTGGAGTTAAAGGGCAGATAATTAATATCAATCAAGGACCGGTGGTAACTCAATATGAATTTGAGCCGGCAGCAGGCACGAAAACATCAAGGGTAGTAGGGTTATCTGATGATATAGCACGCTCATTATCTGCTTTATCAACAAGGATAGCAGTAATACCCGGCAAAAACGTACTTGGTATTGAGCTTCCTAATAAGCAACGTGAATTTTTTTGTTTAAAAGAACTGATAGAAACTCCCGAATACCGAGACAAATCAACTTTGTTGCCGTTAGTCTTGGGTAAAGATTTAGCAGGTAAGCCGCTGATTGCCGATCTTGCTAAAATGCCTCATTTATTAGTAGCAGGAACCACTGGCTCAGGTAAATCCGTCGGTATTAATGCGATGATTGTGTCGCTCTTATACCGCTATGCTCCCGAAGAATGCCGCTTTATCATGATTGACCCGAAAATGCTTGAATTATCGGCTTATGACGGAATACCGCATTTGCTAACTCCCGTGGTAACCGAGCCATCTAAGGCGGTAGTTGCACTTAAATGGGCAGTTAAGGAAATGGAAAACCGTTATAGAATGATGAGCAATATCGGTGTTAAGAATATCGCAGGTTATAATGCAAAAATCTTAGAAGCAGTTAAAGAGAATAGAGTAATTGAGCGTTCGATTCAAACGGGCTTTGATCCTGAAACCGGTAAGCCTATTTACGAAACCGTTACGATGAATATGGAAAAACTACCTTACATAGTGGTTATTGTTGATGAGATGGCTGATTTAATGCTAGTTGCCGGTAAGGATATCGAAATGCTAATTCAAAGGCTTGCTCAAATGGCAAGAGCTGCTGGCATCCATATTATCATGGCAACGCAAAGACCATCGGTAGATGTTATTACCGGCGTCATTAAAGCCAATTTTCCAAGTCGTATTAGCTTTAAAGTTACCTCTAAAATCGATAGTCGAACGATCCTAGGAGAGCAAGGCTCCGAGCAGTTACTCGGTATGGGTGATATGCTATTTATGGGGAATACTTCAAAGATAAGTAGGGTACACGGACCATTTGTTAATGAAGCCGAAATTGAGAAAATTACGGAATATTTAAAAGAAACCGGTACGCCTGAATATATCTCTGCCGTTACCGAGCAACCTGAAGAAGACGATAGTAGCATTGATATCGGCGACGGCACATCTGATGAATTGCTTTACAAAAAAGCTGTGCAGGTAGTACGTGACGAGCGAAAATCTTCCATTAGCTATATCCAAAGGTCGCTTAGAATCGGCTATAACAAAGCTGCCAACTTAGTTGAGAAGATGGAGAAAGAGGGAATAGTCTCACCACCGAATCATACAGGTAAGAGAGAGATATTATTGCCTGAGAGGTAGGAGTGGTTGCATGGCTCAATTCCACCTCTGTCATACCGTGGTCAAGCCACGGTATCCATAAAAAAATAAAGAAGAAGACTGGATCCCGCGATCAAGTCGCGGGATGACAAAGTCGATTCCCGCGTAGGCGGGAATGACATAAATACATATTATCATTGACATTATATGGAAATAATTCAATTGACTACCTCTAACACTGGAACCAGACACCCAAGTTACTATACCTCATATGCATTACCCCTAAAGATTATATAATACCACGTCTTAAAGCTTTAAAGGCTAAGATAGCGAAAGTAAACCCGATGGCTATAAGAGATAATAAATGGTCGGATTTACATATAGCAGTAGGATCTAAAGAAATAAAGTTAGTAAAAGCTTTATGTAATGAAAAAAATATTAATGCTACAGATGTTAAATGTAGAACTCCTTTGGAGTTAGCAATACTTGGTCATGATTTAGAAACAGTAAAATTTTTAGTTTAGATGGGAGGAAAAATTGCTCCTAACATGTATGGTTGGTCTGCTATTCACTTAGCAATAAAAATCGGTAATATAGAAATGGTAAAATAGTACAATTTTTTCATGATAAAAATCATAATAATAATAAAACTCCTTTAGAGTTAGCTGTAGAATCGAAAAATATCTCATCAGTAAAAGCATTAATTAGCAAAGGTGCTAAATTTGATATTAAAAGCGAACTCGGTTATAAGATTTTTGAACTTGCTATTGATTCTGAAGATTTGAGATTAATAGAGTATCTAGTAAATCATACACTAGTCGGTAAAAACACAGGGCAGCAAACACTGTTAGAAAAAGTAACTCAAATTTATGATAAGAATATAAACACCTCAAAACTAGTAAAAATTTTGATTAAAGATTACGCCGAATTTGATAAAGCTTTAGGACAAAAGCTTTTACAAAAAGCAATATATGCCGGTGATTTAGAGTTAGTAGAAACTTTATATAGTATAAGGTGTTGATAAAGACCAATTAGGGCGTCTAGCTCTGCATCATGCTATAAAAGCTAATTGCGGTGAAGAATTATACAGTTTTTAATTGAACACACTACGGATATTAATTATCGTGATAAATCAGGTCTAACACCGCTGGCCATGGCGAAGAGTAATCATCGTGTCCCGGCTATAGAATTATTGCTCAAAGCTAATGCTTCTGAATATTATATGTATGATGATGTTACTAAAGTGTTAGGAGAATATGGATACTAAGTCGTCATTGCAAGAGGGTATTGCCCGTATGGATACCGAGTCGTCCTTGCGAGGAAAAACTGTAAGTTTTGACGAAGCAATCCAGTTAAAAAATGCTAATTTATAGCATTTTTTTATTATTTTTCTGGATTGCCACGCTCTCTATGTTTACTCGCAATGACGACTTAGGTATCCACGCAACAACGCCGTTACGAAATGACATATAATCTATACAAATGCCACATATTCATACTAAATTTGTAAAAATATCATCTATATTAATAATTATAATAGACATATTTAAAAAGTTGTATTAAATTTACAATACTTTCTAAGTTATTCGATTTTTATTAAGGTTTACATATGGCGAATATTTCTCCAAAATTATTTCAAAAAGCAATTCAAAAAGGTCTTAAAACCGCTTTATTCACCACCTCAACTGCAGCATTAATGCTAACCAGTAGCGGAGCGTTGGGTGCTGCTACAATAGATGCAAATGCAACATTTAGTACAGGTGTGGGGTTAAATCCTGCTGTAAAATTTGCAGGCGGTACTTTACAATATACAGATGACGATTTTACGGTTGATGCTGATGAAGCAGTAAATATTACGGCAATAGATGTAAACAATAAAGTACCTGCTTTATTTACGGTAAATAAAAATATTTCTTTAGGTTCTGTTAATATCAATGGCGGTACGGCATTTCCTGTTAGCATTAGTGATACCTTTACGTTAACTTTAACCGGTACAGATGGATTGGGACAGGGTGCCGATGTTTATAATGGTTTAGGAGCTATTACCTTAGGCGGTGCCACTGCAGGCTTAACTATTCACTCGGCTTCTATGGATCTGATAACACTTGATGGGGCACTAGACGGTGCAAATGACGATGAGGGTGTATTAAAAGTTAGTACAGATACCACTTTTACTGCTGCAATAGGTACAACCCATAAGTTAGCTTCAATAACTGTTGATGGTGGTGTAGGCGTAGGTGCTATTTCGCTTGCAGCAACAAATATTATTACGAATGGTTCAGTTAATGTAACAGGTACAGTCAGTGGAGCTATAAATTTAGCTGGAGCTGGAGCAAAATTTGTAGCAGGCGGTTTAGTCACGGGTACTGCAGTATTTAATGATAATGGTAAATTAACATTAGGAAATGGAATAACGGGAAATATAACAACAACTGTAGATGATCAAGGTACACTTATTATTACAGGCGGTAATAATATAGGAAATATAGGTGTTATAGCTAATAAAGGGCTAAAATTAGTAACTTTTAATAACGGTAATAATAATGCCGGTAATGGAATAGCGGCTGGTAATGTAGTTGCAACAACAATAACAATAGGAGAAGATATCGGAAATAACGCATCGATAGTGACTACCGGGCAAATAGAAGGAGCAATAGAATTTACAAATGCTGGTAAGCTAACAGCAAACGGAAAAGTTACAGGTACGGCAGTATTAACTACCGATGGTACATTAACTTTAGGTAACGGTATTACCGGGGATATAACATCTGCCGGGAATAACGGTACGGTTATTGTAACGGCAGGTGATATAGCAAATGCCGGTACCGGTGGTAGTGCACTAAAGCAATTAACATTTAATAACGTAGTAGCAAGTAATGCAGGTAATATATTTGCGACTAACGTAAAGGTTGGTAATGCTGGAACTGAGGTAACAACAGGGACAGTAAATGGAGCGATTAATTTTACAGCTGCCGGTAAATTAACTGCCGGTGGGTTAGTTACAGGTGCAGCAGTGTTTAATGCAGATGGTACATTAACTTTAGGTAACGGTATTACCGGGGATATAACATCTGCCGGGAATAACGGTACGGTTATTGTAACGGCAGGTGATATAGCAAATGCCGGTACCGGTGGTAGTGCACTAAAGCAATTAACATTTAATAACGTAGTAGCAAGTAATGCAGGTAATATATTTGCGACTAACGTAAAGGTTGGTAATGCTGGAACTGAGGTAACAACAGGGACAGTAAATGGAGCGATTAATTTTACAGCTGCCGGTAAATTAACTGCCGGTGGGTTAGTTACAGGTGCAGCAGTGTTTAATGCAGATGGGACGTTAACTTTAGGTAACGGTATTACCGGGGATATAATAACGACTAATGGTGGTGATGGTACAGTTATAGTAACAGCAGGAGATATAGCAAATGCCGGTGCAAATGGTGCTGCCTTAGCAGCAGTAACATTTAATAACGCTGGGGCAAGTAATGCAGGTAATATATTTGCAGCGGGTGTAACGGTTGGTAATGCTGGAACTGAGGTAACAATAGGAACAGTAAATGGAGCGATTAATTTTGCAGCTGCCGGTAAGTTAATTGCCGGTGGGTTAGTAACTGGTACAGCAGTATTAACTACAGATGGTCAATTAACTTTAGGAGCCGGTATTACAGGGGATATAACATCTGTTGGGGGTAACGGTACAGTTATAGTAACAGCAGGAGATATAGCAAATGCTGGTACCGGTGGTAGTTCACTAAAGCAATTAATATTTAATAACGCAGCAGCAAGTAATGCAGGTAATATATTTGCGACTAACGTAAAGGTTGGTAATGCTGGAACTGAGGTAACAACAGGGACAGTAAATGGAGCGATTAATTTTACAGCTGCTGGTAAATTAATCGCCGGTGGGTTAGTTACAGGTGTAGCAGTGTTTAATGCAGATGGGATGTTAACTTTAGGTAACGGTATTACCGGGGCTGTAACATCTGTTGGAAATAACGGAACACTTATAGTTAATGGGGGGGATGTTGGTGCAGCAATAGGTGCTAACGGTACAGCAAATATACTAAAGCAAGTCACTTTTAATGGAGCGAGTAACGTAACAACTATTGATGCAACAAACGTGACCATTAATAATGGAGCAGCGGATGTAACGGCAGCAGGAGCAATCACAGCAGCAGTGAACTTTGCAGCTGATGGTGCGTTAACAGCAAATAATGGTATTACTGGAGCAGTAACTGCAGCAGGGGGTAATGGTACATTAACGACACTAGGAGTAGGGGTTACCGGAGCAGTAGGTGCAAATGGAGCATCTCTAAAAGTCCTTAATGCTAAAGTTGATAATGGTGCTGCGGATCTTGTATTTGGTAGTGATATTTATGCTCAAACCGTAAATTTTGATAATGTTGCCGGTGGTGGAGCAGCAGGTACTATAAAAGTCGGTGGAAACTTGATTGCGAATAATATAGATTTTGGCGCCGGCAGTACGTTAGAGTTTAACGGTCCTGCTGGTAAGAG from Rickettsia helvetica encodes:
- the dksA gene encoding RNA polymerase-binding protein DksA is translated as MLETPKLPMGYKPSKDEEYMCPNHLEYFRQKLLRWKEDLLKESQETLNHLKEENLQESDLNDCATHETERAFELRSRSRYCKLMSKIEEALSRIKNGEYGYCEETGNPIGIKRLEARPIAALCIEAQERHENYERSHLDEPGN
- a CDS encoding tyrosine recombinase XerC; translated protein: MLDISIQELINKWQQYLVLQRNYSNHTVIAYNNDLKHFLEFMNYYNSELVTINHIKTADIRLIRSWLAKRNCNNFTTSSISRGLSAVKNFYRFLEKTTQLNSHIIFSIKSPKKTKLLLKALSEDDVVISLEHIEEYGNVKWIELRNKALLVLIYASGLRISEALSITKLHLQNLEFIRIIGKGSKERIIPWLPIAKNLITQYLEILPYKLDDNEPIFRGKQGKQLQPPVFNRELIKLKHFYGLPQHLTAHSFRHSFASHLLEHGADLRSIQELLGHKSLSTTQNYTKTSIKHLEAVYTTAYPIKK
- the pld gene encoding phospholipase D, which translates into the protein MKRKNNKFIEISIAFILGVALGIYGQNPDYFTNLINQKSLASSAPQIQYYNISELSRSKVSTCFTPPAGCTKFIANQIDKAEESIYMQAYGMSDALITTALINAQMRGVKVRILLDRSNLKQKFSKLHELQRAKIDVGIDKVPGIAHNKVIIIDKKKVITGSFNFTAAADKRNAENVIIIEDQELAESYLQNWLNRKANN
- the map gene encoding type I methionyl aminopeptidase — translated: MTIKIHTEKDFVKMRAAGKLAAETLDFITDHVKPNVTTNSLNDLCHNFITSHNAIPAPLNYKGFPKSICTSINHVVCHGIPNDKPLKNGDIVNIDVTVILDGWYGDTSRMYYVGDVAIKPKRLIQVTYDAMMKGIEVVKPGAKLGDIGHAIQSYAEKHNYSVVRDYTGHGIGRVFHDELSILNYGRSGTGLTLEEGMFFTVEPMINAGNYDTILSKLDGWTVTTRDKSLSAQFEHTIGVTKDGFEIFTLSPKKLKYPPY
- a CDS encoding DNA translocase FtsK, which translates into the protein MLYYINKILLNNKVQAVILGIIGLGIVTVLTSYNIDDPSFNSVTTEYSSNLVGIFGSYLSDCLYQCFGLAAFIIPLACFVWGRNCWYGRYRGSFIRMFVMFLALISSSTLLSKLKLEFIPANAGGAIGIIASNFFERFTNQLYLLLIFFTFIILVVLLEIKFTSLNNFIIKLGKFLTYWIQSFLHNVFSRLSSIRLFPTKNNDKINITSSYQRPVSEKVKCTEEARPVPANPIKFFSKPVSPKISQSEIAELPPISLLRDPENHHVKGASSSELKQKAEELLTVLNDFGVKGQIININQGPVVTQYEFEPAAGTKTSRVVGLSDDIARSLSALSTRIAVIPGKNVLGIELPNKQREFFCLKELIETPEYRDKSTLLPLVLGKDLAGKPLIADLAKMPHLLVAGTTGSGKSVGINAMIVSLLYRYAPEECRFIMIDPKMLELSAYDGIPHLLTPVVTEPSKAVVALKWAVKEMENRYRMMSNIGVKNIAGYNAKILEAVKENRVIERSIQTGFDPETGKPIYETVTMNMEKLPYIVVIVDEMADLMLVAGKDIEMLIQRLAQMARAAGIHIIMATQRPSVDVITGVIKANFPSRISFKVTSKIDSRTILGEQGSEQLLGMGDMLFMGNTSKISRVHGPFVNEAEIEKITEYLKETGTPEYISAVTEQPEEDDSSIDIGDGTSDELLYKKAVQVVRDERKSSISYIQRSLRIGYNKAANLVEKMEKEGIVSPPNHTGKREILLPER
- a CDS encoding ankyrin repeat domain-containing protein; the protein is MAIRDNKWSDLHIAVGSKEIKLVKALCNEKNINATDVKCRTPLELAILGHDLETVKFLV